A window from Pseudomonas sp. MRSN 12121 encodes these proteins:
- a CDS encoding DUF3077 domain-containing protein, translated as MKKLVPDPPVSLSGVRRNPEHELTNKAVLHSLANGSGEVVLLQSLGATAASTMGNNSLFSVREGISAEEALLHVSILLKAAEEVSDEITERASGVERGLIWSMIHSVEMARGVVDALLDGNRP; from the coding sequence ATGAAAAAGCTCGTCCCTGATCCACCCGTTTCTCTCTCTGGCGTACGTCGCAATCCAGAGCATGAGCTGACTAATAAAGCGGTCCTGCATTCCTTGGCCAATGGTTCAGGAGAGGTGGTCTTATTGCAGTCATTGGGGGCCACTGCGGCCAGTACGATGGGCAATAATTCGTTGTTTTCGGTGCGTGAAGGCATCAGCGCCGAAGAAGCGTTGCTACACGTTTCCATCCTGCTCAAGGCCGCCGAAGAGGTCTCCGACGAAATCACCGAGCGCGCCAGCGGCGTGGAGCGAGGGCTGATCTGGTCGATGATTCATTCGGTGGAGATGGCGCGGGGTGTGGTGGACGCCTTGCTCGACGGCAATCGCCCCTGA